In Desulfobacterales bacterium, a genomic segment contains:
- a CDS encoding thiolase family protein yields the protein MRDAYIVTSVRTPGCKQVKGAFKDTRPEDLLSFILSAVVEKAAGPALADVEDIMVGCAFPEAEQGMNIGRLAAQIAGFPNQVSGATVNRFCASGLEAIALAALRVMAGWSDIVIGGGIESMSYIPIGGLAPRPHPEFSQKRADLYMSMGLTAENVAKRYGISREAQDAFAYESQMKAAHAQQNHLFTELIPTPATRFTATETGPFKKETVLQSVDDGVRADTTRERLAALKPAFASGGTVTAGNASQMTDGAAATLMMSEAKVTQFGLKPIATLKGYTTIGCNPDEMGVGPRYAIPKLLDQVGLKIEDIGLFEINEAFASQALYCIRELGIDSAKVNLHGGAIALGHPLGCTGAKLCATLLSNMKQKGVKYGVESMCIGMGMGAAALFELCE from the coding sequence ATGAGAGACGCCTATATTGTGACATCGGTACGGACCCCGGGGTGCAAGCAGGTAAAGGGAGCGTTTAAAGACACCCGCCCGGAAGACTTACTTTCCTTCATTTTGAGCGCCGTCGTGGAGAAAGCGGCCGGGCCGGCCCTCGCGGATGTGGAAGACATCATGGTGGGCTGCGCCTTTCCGGAAGCCGAGCAGGGAATGAATATCGGCCGGCTGGCCGCGCAGATCGCCGGTTTCCCGAACCAGGTCTCAGGGGCCACCGTTAACCGCTTTTGCGCCTCCGGCCTGGAAGCCATTGCGCTGGCCGCCCTTCGGGTTATGGCGGGCTGGTCGGACATCGTGATCGGAGGGGGTATCGAGTCCATGTCCTATATTCCCATCGGCGGGCTCGCACCGAGACCACATCCGGAATTTTCCCAAAAGCGAGCGGATCTGTATATGTCCATGGGGCTCACGGCCGAAAACGTGGCCAAGCGGTATGGAATTTCACGAGAAGCTCAGGATGCGTTCGCCTATGAATCCCAGATGAAGGCGGCCCACGCACAACAGAATCATCTTTTTACCGAGCTGATTCCCACACCCGCCACCCGGTTTACGGCCACGGAAACCGGCCCCTTTAAAAAAGAGACGGTTCTTCAATCCGTGGACGACGGGGTTCGGGCCGATACGACCCGGGAACGGCTGGCCGCATTAAAACCCGCCTTTGCCTCGGGCGGCACGGTCACTGCGGGAAACGCCTCTCAAATGACGGACGGCGCGGCCGCCACCCTGATGATGAGTGAAGCGAAGGTAACTCAATTCGGGCTCAAGCCGATCGCAACACTCAAAGGCTACACCACCATCGGGTGCAACCCCGACGAAATGGGGGTTGGGCCAAGATACGCCATTCCCAAGCTGCTGGATCAGGTCGGTTTGAAGATAGAAGATATCGGCCTGTTTGAAATCAACGAGGCCTTTGCCTCACAGGCACTTTACTGCATTCGGGAGCTGGGCATCGATTCCGCCAAGGTCAACCTTCACGGCGGCGCCATCGCGCTGGGTCATCCGCTCGGATGCACGGGCGCCAAGCTGTGCGCGACCTTGCTGTCCAATATGAAGCAAAAAGGGGTAAAATACGGGGTTGAGTCCATGTGCATCGGCATGGGCATGGGGGCTGCGGCCTTGTTTGAGCTGTGCGAATAA
- a CDS encoding iron-containing alcohol dehydrogenase produces MATGEQVFGFFIPTVTLMGIGAHKEIGKQVKTLGGTNPFICTDKGIMAAGIGAQIIDVIKKEVGVTPVVFEDTHPNPTDNNVHAGLALYQEHGCDLIISLGGGSSHDCGKGIGIVATNGGNIRDYEGVDRSTRPMPPFIAVNTTAGTASEMTRFCIITDTSRKVKMAIVDWRVTPNVAIDDPLLMKGMPPGLTAATGMDALTHAVEAYVSTIATPVTDACALKAIELIAKYLRAAVAHGGDMEARDKMCYAQYLAGMAFNNASLGHVHAMAHQLGGFYDLPHGVCNAILLPHVQRYNMIAKVDRFVDIAKAMGEKVEGFSARAAAEKALEAIQTLSKDVGIPGGLEELGVLEKDLLIMAENAQKDACGLTNPRCPTLSDVIQIYKNAL; encoded by the coding sequence ATGGCGACAGGAGAACAAGTATTCGGTTTTTTTATTCCGACGGTTACCTTGATGGGCATCGGCGCGCACAAGGAAATCGGAAAACAGGTCAAAACGCTGGGCGGCACCAACCCCTTTATCTGCACGGATAAAGGGATTATGGCGGCCGGTATCGGGGCGCAGATCATCGATGTGATCAAAAAGGAAGTGGGGGTAACCCCGGTGGTTTTCGAGGACACCCATCCCAATCCCACGGACAACAACGTCCATGCCGGGCTGGCGTTGTATCAAGAGCATGGCTGTGATCTCATTATTTCTCTGGGGGGTGGCAGTTCCCATGATTGCGGCAAGGGGATTGGCATTGTCGCCACCAACGGCGGCAACATTCGGGATTATGAAGGCGTGGATCGCTCCACTCGCCCCATGCCCCCATTTATCGCCGTCAACACCACGGCCGGTACGGCCAGTGAAATGACGCGGTTTTGCATCATTACCGATACGAGTCGAAAGGTGAAAATGGCGATTGTGGACTGGCGGGTGACCCCGAATGTCGCCATTGATGACCCGTTGCTGATGAAGGGCATGCCGCCGGGGTTGACTGCGGCCACCGGCATGGATGCGCTGACCCATGCCGTGGAGGCTTATGTGTCCACCATTGCCACGCCGGTGACCGATGCCTGTGCGCTGAAAGCGATCGAACTGATCGCGAAATACCTGCGAGCGGCGGTGGCGCACGGCGGCGATATGGAGGCGCGGGACAAGATGTGTTACGCGCAGTATCTGGCGGGCATGGCCTTTAACAACGCAAGTTTGGGACATGTTCATGCCATGGCGCACCAGTTAGGCGGCTTTTACGATCTGCCCCACGGGGTTTGCAATGCCATTTTGCTTCCCCATGTGCAACGCTATAATATGATCGCCAAGGTAGACCGGTTTGTGGATATCGCCAAAGCCATGGGCGAAAAAGTAGAAGGGTTCTCCGCCAGGGCGGCGGCGGAAAAGGCCCTCGAGGCCATTCAGACCCTTTCCAAGGATGTCGGAATACCCGGTGGTCTTGAGGAATTGGGCGTGCTGGAAAAAGACCTGCTCATTATGGCGGAAAATGCGCAAAAAGACGCCTGCGGTTTGACCAATCCCCGGTGCCCCACGTTATCTGATGTGATTCAGATTTACAAAAACGCTTTATAA
- a CDS encoding iron-containing alcohol dehydrogenase, translated as MQLLYRSMDVRKFSIPEILFGRGSLALAAQCARQLGGEKIFLVSDAGLEKAGWVQQLFDILKRENLEWVYYGDVVANPRDYQVSRGARLYQTHGCDVVMALGGGSPMDAAKGIALVASNGGRVHDYEGANRIQQPLAPMVFIPSTAGSGADISQFAIINDMQRHVKMSIISRTLVPNISIIDPGLLETKPKRLMIASAIDALAHAVESYVSLIANSLTEIHSLKAIDLILAWLPVALETRSPEALEKLSHAATFAAMAFSNASLGMLHALAHSLGGKLDIVHGLIHPVLLPHVMRYNLPACEQKLADIGEIILGKRLRSDAQTALSGIERLETYCKSLNVSTRLREIVSDPSALEPVCQMATHDTCLLTNPRPASWEDLLGLCKASW; from the coding sequence ATGCAACTTCTATACAGAAGCATGGACGTCAGAAAATTCTCGATACCCGAAATCCTATTCGGCAGGGGAAGCCTGGCACTTGCCGCGCAGTGCGCCCGCCAACTCGGTGGGGAAAAGATATTTCTCGTCAGCGATGCCGGTCTGGAAAAAGCGGGCTGGGTACAACAGCTTTTCGATATTCTGAAGCGGGAAAACCTGGAATGGGTCTATTACGGCGATGTGGTCGCCAACCCGAGGGATTATCAGGTCAGCCGGGGGGCCAGGCTGTATCAAACCCACGGGTGTGACGTGGTCATGGCACTGGGCGGCGGCAGCCCCATGGACGCAGCCAAGGGCATTGCACTGGTGGCCAGCAATGGTGGTCGCGTCCATGATTACGAGGGCGCCAATCGCATTCAACAACCGCTGGCACCCATGGTATTTATTCCTTCCACGGCCGGCAGCGGCGCGGACATTTCCCAGTTCGCCATTATCAATGATATGCAACGGCACGTCAAAATGTCCATTATCAGCCGCACCCTGGTGCCCAATATTTCCATCATCGACCCCGGTTTACTCGAAACAAAGCCGAAACGGTTGATGATCGCTTCGGCCATCGATGCACTGGCGCATGCCGTAGAAAGCTATGTGTCACTCATTGCCAACAGCCTGACCGAAATTCATTCTTTAAAGGCTATCGACCTGATATTGGCCTGGCTTCCGGTAGCGCTGGAAACCCGCTCCCCGGAGGCATTGGAAAAACTCAGCCATGCCGCGACCTTCGCAGCCATGGCGTTTAGCAACGCCAGCCTGGGAATGCTTCATGCCCTGGCCCATTCCCTGGGGGGAAAACTCGATATCGTCCACGGATTGATCCACCCGGTATTGCTGCCGCATGTCATGCGCTATAATTTGCCCGCCTGCGAGCAAAAACTGGCGGACATCGGCGAAATCATTCTGGGAAAACGGTTGCGCAGTGACGCGCAAACCGCGCTTTCCGGCATTGAACGGCTCGAGACCTATTGCAAATCCCTGAATGTTTCGACCCGATTGCGGGAAATTGTTTCGGACCCGTCGGCACTGGAACCGGTTTGCCAAATGGCAACCCATGACACCTGTCTGCTGACAAACCCCCGGCCCGCTTCGTGGGAGGATCTGCTGGGCCTCTGTAAGGCTTCCTGGTAA
- a CDS encoding ATP-binding protein, with amino-acid sequence MKDLPNIEDLIGIGHTKLGFFKEVQEKISQLRASNLALNRERQQVQAILDGIGDVIALVSLDFTVRAVNHSYHGIFPHSHPADKTCYQIFRNGSSPCKECPLVLARQENRIIRQTAIIRVGEQNRQFEITASPLRDANQIPTDIIIVKRDVTLEKAFQAKFYHAEKMATIGLLAAGVAHEINNPLAAISGFAEGLKRRIAKLEFCTAQGKDIREDFQENINVILTECNRCRDIVQGLLTFSPRKNTEFSPVDINDLVKVVLRLLNRQLKKFSRDYVVLALNEALPEVKGVAAELEQVILNLMLNAMDATREKGQILIRSGFDKENRVFLSLEDTGCGISDEDKPKLFEPFFTTKPVGKGIGIGLSTCYNIIQQHGGEIRVKSKLGKGAVFTVRLPIPQGAP; translated from the coding sequence ATGAAAGACTTACCCAATATCGAAGATTTGATCGGCATCGGCCATACCAAGCTCGGCTTTTTCAAGGAAGTGCAAGAGAAAATAAGTCAGCTCCGAGCCTCAAACCTGGCCCTGAACCGCGAACGGCAGCAAGTCCAGGCCATTCTGGACGGCATCGGGGATGTTATTGCGTTAGTCTCCCTTGATTTTACAGTCCGGGCGGTCAACCACAGCTACCATGGTATTTTTCCCCATTCCCATCCGGCCGACAAGACCTGCTACCAGATATTCCGCAACGGCTCATCCCCCTGCAAGGAGTGCCCGCTGGTCCTGGCAAGGCAAGAGAACCGTATTATCCGTCAAACCGCCATCATCCGCGTGGGTGAGCAAAACCGACAGTTTGAAATCACGGCCTCCCCGCTCAGAGACGCGAACCAGATACCAACAGATATCATTATCGTCAAACGCGATGTCACCCTCGAAAAAGCGTTTCAGGCAAAATTTTATCATGCTGAAAAGATGGCGACCATCGGGCTTCTGGCAGCCGGTGTCGCCCACGAAATCAACAATCCCCTGGCGGCCATCAGCGGATTCGCCGAAGGGCTTAAACGACGCATCGCAAAACTTGAATTTTGCACGGCGCAAGGCAAGGATATTCGCGAAGATTTTCAGGAAAATATCAACGTCATTCTGACCGAATGCAATCGTTGCCGGGACATCGTGCAGGGCTTATTAACCTTCAGTCCCCGGAAAAACACCGAATTTTCACCCGTCGATATTAACGATCTGGTGAAGGTGGTGTTGCGGTTGTTAAACCGCCAATTAAAGAAATTTTCCCGGGATTATGTGGTGCTGGCATTGAACGAGGCCCTTCCGGAAGTAAAGGGAGTCGCTGCGGAACTTGAACAGGTGATATTGAATCTGATGCTCAATGCCATGGATGCCACGCGGGAAAAAGGCCAAATCCTCATCCGTAGCGGATTTGACAAAGAAAATAGGGTGTTCCTGTCACTTGAAGACACCGGATGCGGCATTTCCGATGAAGATAAACCGAAATTATTTGAACCGTTTTTTACAACCAAGCCTGTCGGCAAGGGCATCGGCATCGGTCTTTCCACTTGTTATAACATCATTCAACAACACGGCGGGGAGATTCGCGTGAAAAGCAAATTGGGCAAGGGCGCCGTGTTCACGGTCCGGCTTCCCATTCCTCAGGGAGCGCCTTGA
- a CDS encoding sigma-54 dependent transcriptional regulator, translating into MMHSQTDPIQVLMVDDEQSIRRLAEKELAAGHRRIITAGTAQDALHAFKKEAFDVVILDMSLPDGNGLDLMAQFQEMRAEIQIIIITGYGDIDSAVQAMKMGAYDFITKPFSLDRLELVIEKAYQRVCLYRENRQLRQFQSAQPHRKLIGHSEGMATVRHLIDKVAPTHVPVLITGESGTGKNVVAQRIHSLSLRREQPLITKNCGTLQRELMRSELFGHRKGAFTGADAAHEGLLSIAHKGSLFLDEIGELSMEVQSALLRALETQTFRRVGDKDEKKVDIRFIFATNQNLKQAVESGRFSQALYYRLNVFTIHLPPLRERQEDIPAIVEYFLGRLSTTGTHFKISDRAMQCLLSYDWPGNVRELQNVMERAMILSDGDLITDKYLPKEMVDNTPSTSTNYPFLQLKTLEKAHIAKVLAYCHGSRSRAAEALGIGRKTLYRKLKEYDMDI; encoded by the coding sequence ATGATGCACTCGCAGACAGACCCGATACAAGTTCTCATGGTGGACGATGAGCAGTCCATTCGAAGGCTTGCCGAAAAGGAACTGGCTGCCGGCCATCGCCGAATCATAACCGCCGGTACGGCACAAGACGCGCTTCATGCATTCAAAAAAGAAGCCTTTGACGTGGTCATACTGGATATGAGCCTGCCGGATGGAAACGGGCTTGATCTTATGGCTCAGTTTCAGGAAATGCGCGCGGAAATCCAGATCATCATCATTACGGGCTATGGCGATATCGACAGCGCGGTGCAGGCCATGAAAATGGGGGCTTATGATTTCATCACCAAACCCTTCAGCCTGGACCGGCTGGAGTTGGTCATTGAAAAGGCGTACCAGCGTGTCTGCCTGTACCGGGAAAACAGACAATTACGACAATTCCAATCCGCCCAACCCCACCGGAAACTCATCGGACACTCGGAGGGCATGGCGACCGTTCGGCATCTGATCGACAAAGTGGCGCCCACCCATGTGCCGGTTTTGATCACCGGTGAAAGCGGTACCGGAAAAAACGTGGTGGCCCAGCGCATCCATTCACTGAGTCTGCGTCGGGAACAACCGCTGATCACCAAAAATTGCGGCACCTTGCAAAGGGAGCTGATGAGAAGCGAGCTTTTCGGACACCGAAAAGGGGCTTTTACCGGTGCCGACGCCGCCCATGAAGGACTGCTCTCCATCGCACATAAGGGCAGTCTCTTTCTGGATGAAATCGGGGAGCTTTCTATGGAGGTTCAAAGTGCATTGCTTCGGGCACTTGAAACCCAAACATTTCGGCGTGTTGGAGATAAAGACGAAAAAAAAGTGGATATTCGCTTTATCTTTGCCACCAACCAGAATTTGAAGCAAGCCGTTGAATCCGGTCGCTTCAGTCAGGCGCTGTATTACCGCCTGAATGTGTTTACCATTCACCTGCCGCCGTTAAGGGAACGGCAGGAGGATATTCCGGCCATCGTAGAATATTTTCTCGGCAGACTCTCGACCACGGGTACTCATTTTAAAATTTCCGACCGTGCCATGCAGTGTTTGCTGAGCTACGACTGGCCCGGAAATGTTCGAGAACTTCAAAACGTCATGGAACGGGCCATGATTCTTTCGGACGGGGATTTGATTACTGATAAATACCTGCCGAAGGAAATGGTGGACAACACCCCGAGCACGTCAACGAATTATCCTTTTCTTCAATTAAAAACGCTGGAAAAGGCGCATATCGCCAAGGTTCTTGCCTATTGCCACGGCAGCCGTTCCCGAGCGGCTGAGGCGTTGGGGATCGGGCGCAAAACCCTTTACCGGAAACTGAAGGAATACGATATGGACATCTGA
- a CDS encoding adenylate/guanylate cyclase domain-containing protein: MASKKQTDTALLARLTRERDVYKFQVAKMQAGYEEKIKELSIIKELGEMLRFINDLDTKAFWENQLSVLVRHLSFENATLMLLNQGSQLLEEVAFSGKPERSESLRKQETEATQQAFLTKQPVVVSGIPASAGRVAFDTVEAALACLPILHNKGCIGVLKLHRKEASGFEPNLLRFLNLVADGFATGIILARIYRQLVNEETQRITLSRFFPAQVKEKILNTKENLRLGGERKYVTILFADLQGFTSMSEKIDHEQVVNILNAYFSRMTPIIFSHNGTLDKLMGDGMLAVFGAPLSHEDDPYRAVQTAIEMVKALQGLNKAHRHKGWPELKLTVGINAGEVVAGYIGSEEHMNYTVIGDTVNVAQRIQSIAESNQILMSGSVRNLIGDGRCEIADLKGLNQLASRKLKGKENEIDIYEVQIDAVD, from the coding sequence ATGGCTTCCAAAAAGCAAACGGATACAGCGTTGCTCGCCCGGTTAACCCGGGAGCGGGATGTATATAAATTTCAGGTCGCGAAAATGCAGGCCGGGTATGAGGAAAAGATAAAAGAGTTGTCCATCATCAAGGAACTCGGTGAAATGCTGAGATTTATCAATGATCTGGATACCAAGGCCTTTTGGGAAAATCAATTGTCCGTCCTGGTGCGGCATTTGTCTTTTGAAAATGCGACGTTGATGCTCTTGAATCAGGGGAGTCAACTGCTTGAGGAAGTGGCTTTTTCCGGAAAACCGGAGCGATCGGAGAGCCTTCGAAAACAGGAGACGGAGGCGACTCAACAGGCTTTTTTAACCAAGCAGCCCGTGGTGGTTTCAGGTATTCCGGCTTCCGCGGGCAGGGTTGCTTTTGATACTGTTGAGGCCGCTTTGGCTTGCCTGCCGATATTGCATAATAAGGGGTGTATCGGCGTTCTTAAGTTGCATCGAAAGGAAGCCAGCGGTTTTGAGCCGAACTTGCTTCGCTTTTTAAATCTTGTCGCGGATGGCTTTGCCACCGGCATTATTCTGGCGCGAATTTATCGCCAACTGGTCAATGAAGAAACGCAGCGGATAACGCTCAGCCGGTTTTTCCCGGCTCAGGTGAAGGAAAAAATTCTGAACACGAAGGAAAACCTTCGGCTTGGTGGAGAGCGAAAGTATGTGACCATCCTTTTTGCGGATTTACAGGGTTTTACCTCCATGTCTGAAAAAATAGACCACGAGCAGGTTGTGAATATCCTTAATGCCTATTTTTCCAGAATGACCCCGATTATTTTCAGCCATAACGGAACATTGGATAAATTAATGGGGGACGGCATGCTTGCGGTTTTCGGCGCGCCGTTGAGCCATGAGGATGATCCTTACCGCGCCGTACAAACCGCGATTGAAATGGTTAAGGCCTTGCAGGGGCTTAACAAGGCGCATCGGCACAAGGGGTGGCCCGAGTTAAAGCTGACCGTCGGTATCAATGCCGGGGAGGTGGTGGCCGGATACATCGGCTCGGAAGAGCATATGAACTATACGGTTATCGGCGATACGGTCAACGTGGCGCAACGGATTCAATCAATTGCCGAATCGAACCAGATTCTGATGAGTGGTTCGGTTCGGAATTTAATCGGGGACGGGCGGTGCGAGATAGCGGATTTAAAAGGTCTTAACCAGCTTGCGAGCCGAAAGCTTAAAGGCAAGGAAAATGAAATCGATATTTACGAGGTCCAGATAGACGCAGTTGACTAA